In one window of Poriferisphaera corsica DNA:
- a CDS encoding DNA/RNA non-specific endonuclease has translation MNQDRDGITEEVIKKQVDWGDGSFDQGLEYPHVVFGEPGYRGHLEGVTRVRKYHGFSVYYDGRALGSRWTGIKLTAEMVDRGGEISRKGWRFKKDSWLEKQGYQVSQHKDYNNEKGKRVWDRGHMVSFDDSRGWGEASARDSFYTSNVWPQLGVLNQRAWLRLEEVCTEYARDYGVVWVLTGPVFEGEGKTIGRAFLSGRKVWGPDGFYKVLVRGSKDGGIEVLAFYLPQKGSNVSGIDLQRYVVSIDEVEAMTGLDFLHEIEDSLEELIESERGVMWADIKGRGKGF, from the coding sequence TTGAATCAGGATCGTGATGGTATAACTGAAGAGGTGATCAAAAAGCAGGTTGATTGGGGTGATGGTAGCTTTGATCAAGGTTTAGAGTATCCGCATGTGGTGTTTGGCGAGCCGGGGTATAGGGGGCATCTTGAGGGTGTGACGCGAGTCAGGAAATATCATGGATTTTCAGTCTATTATGATGGTAGAGCTTTGGGGTCACGATGGACAGGGATTAAATTGACCGCTGAGATGGTGGATCGCGGGGGCGAGATTAGCCGAAAGGGCTGGCGTTTTAAAAAGGATAGTTGGCTAGAAAAACAGGGGTATCAGGTTAGTCAACATAAGGATTATAATAATGAGAAGGGGAAGCGGGTTTGGGATAGAGGGCATATGGTTTCGTTTGATGATTCGCGTGGATGGGGGGAAGCAAGTGCTCGGGATTCGTTTTATACGAGTAATGTCTGGCCACAGTTGGGAGTGCTAAATCAGCGGGCATGGTTGAGATTAGAAGAGGTCTGTACGGAATATGCACGTGATTATGGTGTGGTTTGGGTTTTGACGGGGCCTGTGTTTGAGGGTGAAGGAAAGACGATTGGTCGCGCATTTTTGAGTGGCCGAAAGGTTTGGGGGCCTGATGGGTTTTATAAGGTCTTGGTCAGAGGAAGTAAGGATGGAGGCATAGAAGTACTGGCGTTCTACCTGCCTCAGAAGGGAAGTAATGTGAGTGGTATAGATTTGCAGAGGTATGTGGTGAGTATTGATGAGGTGGAGGCGATGACAGGATTGGATTTTTTACATGAGATTGAGGATAGCTTAGAGGAATTGATTGAGTCAGAGCGTGGTGTGATGTGGGCAGATATAAAGGGTAGAGGTAAGGGTTTTTAG
- a CDS encoding VOC family protein, giving the protein MKPTNVSPCVITDKLNECRKFYTKHFGATITFDCDWLINLTLNTSDRDVTSIQFMSPRSPRQSLFQGNGLAFNIDVPSSDEFHKKLIIQAGLEIVMPLEDHPWGDRGFSVKDPAGIHIYIYHLIEPSDEYKQFFTEPEETTS; this is encoded by the coding sequence ATGAAGCCAACCAATGTCTCGCCATGCGTCATAACCGATAAGCTAAATGAGTGCCGTAAGTTCTATACCAAGCACTTCGGTGCGACTATTACTTTCGATTGCGATTGGCTGATCAATCTGACCTTGAATACCTCAGATCGAGACGTCACCTCAATTCAATTCATGTCCCCTCGCTCCCCCCGGCAATCCCTCTTCCAGGGAAATGGATTAGCCTTCAACATCGACGTCCCATCCTCAGATGAATTTCACAAAAAACTTATCATACAAGCCGGACTTGAAATTGTCATGCCATTAGAAGATCATCCATGGGGCGATCGCGGCTTCTCCGTCAAAGATCCCGCAGGAATTCACATCTACATATATCACCTCATTGAACCTTCAGATGAATACAAGCAATTCTTTACTGAGCCTGAAGAAACAACCTCATAG
- a CDS encoding TatD family hydrolase: MIDTHCHLTYDGLAEREVEVVADANSAGVDRMISVGTTAADAAKAIEVAKRHSCVFATVGVHPHYAEGSEDEAAFKTGLRSVLDNWQAKKVVALGEMGLDWHYPDPPAEDQRRAFAWQLELAKEQEYCGLPIVIHNRKATDDVIGMIREAGIDGKRFVFHCFTGDVVDVKKILDLGAMVGFTGIVTFKNAVEIAEASDLVPLDRMFIETDSPYLTPVPYRKIRTNEPKYVVHTAAFLAKRRGISIDNFILSVDANAERFFDLNKVLHDKQKI, translated from the coding sequence GTGATAGATACACATTGCCATTTGACGTATGACGGATTGGCTGAACGCGAAGTGGAAGTTGTTGCGGATGCGAATTCGGCTGGTGTTGATCGGATGATTAGCGTTGGGACGACTGCAGCGGATGCGGCGAAAGCGATTGAAGTTGCGAAGCGGCATTCGTGTGTCTTTGCAACGGTGGGTGTGCATCCGCATTATGCTGAGGGCTCTGAGGATGAAGCGGCATTTAAGACGGGTTTACGATCTGTTCTGGACAATTGGCAAGCCAAGAAGGTTGTTGCGCTAGGGGAGATGGGATTGGATTGGCATTATCCTGACCCACCTGCAGAAGATCAGCGACGTGCTTTTGCATGGCAGTTGGAATTAGCGAAAGAGCAGGAATATTGTGGGTTGCCGATTGTGATTCATAATCGGAAGGCGACGGATGATGTGATCGGTATGATTCGAGAAGCTGGGATTGATGGGAAGCGTTTTGTTTTTCACTGTTTTACTGGGGATGTGGTGGACGTGAAAAAGATTCTGGATTTGGGAGCAATGGTCGGCTTTACTGGGATTGTTACTTTTAAGAATGCGGTTGAGATTGCGGAGGCCAGTGATCTCGTGCCATTAGATCGAATGTTTATTGAAACGGATTCACCGTATTTGACACCTGTGCCCTATCGCAAGATTAGAACTAATGAACCGAAGTACGTGGTGCATACAGCGGCGTTTTTAGCAAAAAGACGAGGTATATCAATTGATAATTTCATATTATCTGTTGATGCAAATGCTGAACGATTTTTTGACTTGAATAAAGTACTGCATGACAAGCAAAAAATTTAG
- the pgl gene encoding 6-phosphogluconolactonase, translating to MLKLPGKIVHTKEKDDLYHELAIALIAHSQKAIKDRGVFHLALSGGSTPEPFYTDLIIDPRYRGIPWEQTHVWIVDERRVDEHDDKSNIKMIRESLVAHVPIPDEQIHSMHAAADHADDDYEIELRKVFGEADGEVGELRLDFVVLGMGDDCHTASLFPNSGAIDETDRLIVINEGANVTPPDRVTMTFPLLNAARYLAVLVTGKKKFDALERVATLNQLGHQDVHNVPISGIKPELGELVWYVDHPALLGE from the coding sequence ATGCTGAAACTTCCAGGAAAAATCGTTCACACAAAAGAGAAAGATGATCTTTATCATGAATTGGCGATTGCACTGATTGCGCATTCGCAGAAGGCGATAAAGGATCGTGGTGTGTTTCATTTAGCGTTGTCGGGTGGGTCGACGCCTGAGCCGTTTTATACGGATTTGATTATTGATCCGAGGTACCGTGGGATACCGTGGGAGCAGACGCATGTGTGGATTGTGGATGAACGACGGGTGGATGAGCATGATGATAAGTCGAATATCAAGATGATTAGGGAGTCATTGGTGGCTCACGTGCCAATTCCGGATGAGCAGATCCATTCGATGCATGCGGCGGCGGATCATGCGGATGATGATTATGAGATTGAATTGCGGAAGGTGTTTGGTGAAGCTGATGGTGAGGTAGGGGAGTTGCGTTTGGATTTTGTGGTGCTCGGAATGGGTGATGATTGTCATACGGCGTCGCTGTTTCCGAATTCAGGGGCAATTGATGAGACGGATCGACTGATTGTGATCAATGAGGGGGCGAATGTGACGCCGCCGGATCGGGTGACGATGACGTTTCCGTTATTGAATGCTGCGCGATATTTGGCTGTGCTGGTGACGGGGAAGAAAAAATTTGATGCGCTAGAGCGTGTCGCGACATTGAATCAATTGGGGCATCAGGACGTGCATAATGTGCCGATTTCGGGGATTAAGCCTGAGCTCGGTGAGCTGGTCTGGTATGTGGATCATCCGGCACTGTTGGGCGAGTAG
- the ilvC gene encoding ketol-acid reductoisomerase, translating into MAIETLYDKDGSLDGLAGKTVAVLGYGSQGHAHAQNLRDSGVKVIVANRRESANGKLAIEHGFDPLPVDEAVKQADVVIFTLPDEVQPEVYEKSVVPHLKDGMTLGFTHGFNIHFTTIEPPKNVNVVMVAPKGPGHTVRWEFEKGGGVPSLMSIHQDADGKAKDVAMAWAIGVGGGKGGIMVTSFKDECETDLFGEQVVLCGGLSEMIKNGFEVLTEAGYPPEMAYFEVCHELELIINLIKRGGLNYMRYSISNTAEFGDYYTGPKIVDADTKKRMADALKHIQDGGFAKAFRDDYEKGFPWFKQQKEKDRNHPVEQVGKELRSMMPWLDPVEM; encoded by the coding sequence ATGGCAATCGAAACACTGTATGACAAAGACGGCTCTCTGGACGGGCTGGCTGGCAAGACTGTGGCTGTACTCGGCTATGGCAGTCAGGGCCACGCTCACGCGCAAAACCTTCGTGATTCAGGCGTTAAGGTCATCGTCGCGAACCGCCGCGAGTCGGCTAACGGTAAGCTAGCGATCGAGCATGGCTTTGATCCGCTGCCAGTCGATGAGGCTGTGAAGCAGGCTGATGTTGTGATCTTTACGCTTCCGGATGAAGTTCAGCCTGAAGTTTATGAGAAGTCAGTTGTTCCACACTTGAAGGACGGCATGACGCTTGGCTTTACGCACGGCTTCAATATTCACTTCACGACAATTGAGCCCCCTAAGAATGTCAATGTTGTGATGGTTGCTCCAAAGGGCCCGGGTCACACGGTTCGCTGGGAATTTGAAAAAGGCGGCGGCGTGCCTAGCTTGATGTCGATCCATCAGGATGCAGACGGCAAGGCGAAAGATGTTGCGATGGCTTGGGCTATTGGCGTTGGCGGCGGCAAGGGCGGCATCATGGTCACTAGCTTTAAGGACGAGTGCGAGACTGACTTGTTCGGCGAGCAGGTTGTTCTGTGCGGCGGCTTAAGTGAGATGATCAAGAATGGCTTTGAAGTTTTGACTGAAGCTGGTTACCCACCAGAGATGGCATACTTTGAAGTTTGTCATGAACTTGAGTTGATTATCAACTTGATCAAACGCGGTGGTTTGAACTACATGCGTTATTCGATCTCAAACACGGCGGAATTCGGTGACTACTACACCGGTCCGAAGATTGTTGATGCTGATACGAAGAAGCGTATGGCTGATGCACTGAAGCATATTCAGGATGGCGGCTTTGCGAAAGCGTTCCGCGATGACTATGAAAAGGGCTTCCCTTGGTTTAAACAGCAGAAAGAAAAAGATCGCAATCATCCTGTCGAGCAGGTTGGCAAAGAGCTTCGCAGCATGATGCCTTGGCTCGATCCCGTTGAGATGTAA
- the zwf gene encoding glucose-6-phosphate dehydrogenase, with amino-acid sequence MPNQNTKPRSNCLIVIFGASGDLTKRKLIPALYSLWDTNQLPANFAILGIARTAYSDEKYRDELYEFSEGSYDKAKWGEFSKHLYYHAGDSTAEADWGDIKGYMCDLAKKHDLGDNRIFYLSVGPQFFEPIITNIGKAELVTEGRRFCSLSDDVPWQRIVVEKPFGSDPASAVKLNQTLAAVFDEESIYRIDHYLGKELVQNLLVVRFANSLFEPLWNREYIDHVQITATETVGVEGRGAYYDSPAGGAMRDMIQSHLLQVLSFMAMEPPVAFEADDIRTEKNKIFKALRIPKYDDVPQIAVRGQYGQGQIGGEPVIGYRDEKGVDEESQTDTFAALQLYIDTWRWGGVPFYLRSGKAMAEKKTEIVIYFKPTPHCLFKEQTKKLKANQIIINVHPNEGIRLRFEGKVPGLGMNIKDVVMDFDYIKQWQVKPSDGYAILLNDVLRGDQMLFKHRDEIEISWNAVQPVLDYWKDNPQDDLPNYNAGTWGPSAADIMMARDNRYWHNY; translated from the coding sequence ATGCCTAATCAGAATACGAAGCCGCGATCGAATTGTTTGATTGTGATATTTGGAGCGTCGGGTGACTTGACGAAGCGGAAGTTGATTCCTGCGCTGTATTCGTTGTGGGATACGAATCAGTTGCCGGCCAATTTTGCGATCTTGGGTATTGCGCGCACAGCATACTCGGATGAGAAGTATCGTGACGAGCTGTATGAGTTTTCAGAGGGGAGTTACGACAAGGCGAAGTGGGGTGAGTTTTCGAAGCATCTTTATTATCACGCGGGGGACTCGACGGCGGAGGCTGATTGGGGCGATATCAAGGGGTATATGTGCGATCTGGCGAAGAAGCATGATTTAGGTGATAACCGGATATTTTACTTGTCGGTTGGCCCACAATTTTTTGAGCCGATCATTACGAATATTGGGAAGGCGGAGTTGGTGACGGAGGGGCGACGGTTCTGTTCCTTGTCGGATGATGTGCCATGGCAGCGGATTGTGGTTGAGAAGCCGTTTGGGTCTGATCCCGCGTCGGCTGTGAAGTTGAATCAGACGTTAGCGGCGGTATTTGATGAAGAGTCTATCTATCGGATAGATCATTACCTGGGTAAGGAATTGGTACAGAATTTGTTGGTGGTGAGGTTTGCGAATTCACTGTTCGAGCCACTCTGGAACCGTGAGTATATTGATCATGTTCAGATTACGGCGACAGAGACGGTGGGTGTTGAGGGCAGGGGTGCGTATTACGATTCACCTGCTGGTGGGGCGATGCGCGATATGATTCAGTCGCATTTATTGCAGGTGTTGTCGTTTATGGCGATGGAGCCGCCGGTGGCGTTTGAAGCGGATGATATCAGGACGGAAAAGAACAAGATATTTAAGGCGCTTCGGATTCCGAAGTATGACGATGTGCCACAGATTGCGGTGCGGGGTCAGTATGGGCAGGGACAGATTGGTGGGGAGCCTGTGATTGGGTATCGGGATGAGAAGGGTGTTGATGAGGAATCGCAGACGGATACGTTTGCGGCGTTGCAGTTGTATATTGATACGTGGCGGTGGGGTGGTGTGCCGTTTTATTTGAGGTCGGGGAAGGCGATGGCTGAGAAGAAGACGGAGATTGTGATTTACTTTAAACCGACGCCGCACTGCTTGTTTAAGGAACAGACGAAGAAGTTGAAGGCGAATCAGATCATTATCAATGTGCATCCGAATGAGGGGATCCGGCTGAGGTTTGAGGGGAAAGTGCCAGGGCTTGGGATGAATATTAAAGACGTGGTGATGGATTTTGATTACATTAAGCAGTGGCAGGTGAAGCCATCGGATGGTTATGCGATTTTGCTGAATGATGTGCTGCGTGGTGATCAGATGCTGTTTAAGCATCGTGATGAGATTGAGATTTCATGGAATGCTGTGCAGCCGGTGTTGGATTATTGGAAGGATAATCCGCAGGATGATTTGCCGAATTATAATGCAGGGACATGGGGGCCATCGGCAGCAGATATTATGATGGCGAGAGATAACCGGTATTGGCATAACTATTAA
- the mnmG gene encoding tRNA uridine-5-carboxymethylaminomethyl(34) synthesis enzyme MnmG produces MTNNQKQLDSYDVIVVGGGHAGAEAAWAAANLTREQGGRVALITIDPGTIGVMSCNPAIGGLAKGQMVREIDALGGLMGLAIDRTGIQFRILNLSKGPAVRGPRAQADKYLYAAEVQRLLGTRENLDIIAGTIDDIHFDAVTKRIEGVTYSSGGKNVTLRTKSLILTTGTFMRGLMHTGESQTKGGRVGEAAAYPISGALQKLGLELGRLKTGTPPRIDVKTIDFSSLERQPGDENPVPFSDLTERSGFPKQKQVDCWITHTCEKSHELIRANLDRAPMYNGQIETAGPRYCPSIEDKVVRFADRHSHHVFLEPESLSTDEIYCNGISTSLPADIQQQVVNAMPGCERAVILRHGYAIEYDMVWPHQIDATTMVKTAPGLFLAGQINGTSGYEEAGAQGMLAGMNAVRFNGGDDLVRFTRDQAYLGVLMDDLVTKIPREPYRMFTSRAEYRLLLRADNTDFRLTPLGRELGLVDDTRYEHFERKRKAREALEAYMTNTRLDGDTLMRSASRPQLSCGEFLAKLGGMEHGLGDASLNEDLVTTVLADLQYAGYIGRHKRQIDKLAAQEAMPIPMDLDYTDITGLRNEAAQTLNKFAPATLGQAARLAGVTPADLMVVSVALARV; encoded by the coding sequence ATGACTAATAATCAGAAACAACTGGACAGTTATGACGTGATCGTCGTTGGTGGCGGGCATGCGGGGGCGGAGGCTGCGTGGGCTGCGGCGAACCTGACGAGAGAGCAGGGGGGGAGAGTTGCGCTGATTACGATCGATCCGGGGACGATTGGGGTGATGTCTTGTAATCCGGCGATTGGTGGTTTGGCGAAGGGGCAGATGGTTCGGGAGATTGATGCGCTGGGGGGCTTGATGGGGTTGGCGATTGATCGGACGGGGATTCAGTTTCGGATTTTGAATTTATCGAAGGGGCCGGCGGTGCGTGGGCCGCGAGCGCAGGCGGATAAATATTTGTATGCAGCCGAGGTGCAACGGTTATTGGGGACGCGGGAGAATCTGGACATCATTGCGGGGACGATTGACGACATCCATTTTGATGCGGTGACGAAACGGATTGAAGGGGTGACGTATTCGAGTGGTGGGAAGAACGTGACGCTGCGAACGAAGTCGTTGATTTTGACGACGGGGACGTTTATGCGGGGGCTGATGCATACGGGTGAAAGTCAGACGAAAGGGGGAAGAGTGGGTGAGGCGGCTGCGTATCCGATTTCAGGCGCATTACAGAAGTTGGGGTTGGAGTTGGGGCGGTTGAAGACGGGGACTCCGCCACGGATTGATGTGAAGACGATTGATTTTTCGTCATTGGAACGTCAGCCGGGTGATGAGAATCCTGTGCCGTTTTCAGATTTGACGGAACGGAGCGGGTTTCCGAAACAGAAGCAGGTGGATTGTTGGATTACGCATACGTGTGAGAAGTCGCATGAACTGATCCGGGCGAATTTGGATCGTGCGCCGATGTATAACGGTCAGATTGAGACGGCTGGGCCGCGGTATTGTCCTTCGATTGAGGACAAGGTTGTGCGGTTTGCGGATCGGCATTCGCATCATGTGTTTTTAGAGCCTGAGTCATTGTCGACGGACGAGATTTATTGCAATGGGATTTCGACGTCGCTGCCAGCGGATATTCAGCAGCAGGTTGTGAATGCGATGCCGGGGTGTGAGCGGGCGGTGATTTTGCGTCATGGTTATGCGATTGAGTATGACATGGTGTGGCCGCATCAGATTGATGCGACGACGATGGTGAAGACTGCGCCGGGGCTGTTTTTGGCGGGGCAGATCAATGGGACGTCAGGGTATGAAGAGGCGGGGGCGCAGGGGATGTTGGCGGGGATGAATGCGGTGAGGTTTAATGGTGGTGATGATTTGGTGCGGTTTACACGCGATCAGGCGTATTTGGGTGTGTTGATGGATGATTTGGTGACGAAGATACCCAGGGAGCCGTACCGGATGTTTACATCACGGGCGGAGTATCGCTTGTTGCTTCGTGCGGATAATACAGACTTCAGACTGACGCCGTTGGGGAGGGAGTTGGGGTTGGTGGATGATACGCGGTATGAGCATTTTGAACGAAAGAGGAAGGCGCGTGAGGCTTTGGAAGCGTATATGACTAACACGCGATTAGATGGTGATACGCTAATGCGGTCTGCGAGCAGGCCGCAGCTTAGCTGTGGTGAGTTTCTTGCGAAGCTGGGTGGGATGGAACATGGGTTAGGTGATGCGTCGCTGAATGAGGATTTGGTGACGACGGTGTTGGCTGATTTGCAATATGCGGGTTATATCGGTCGGCATAAGCGTCAGATTGATAAGTTGGCGGCACAGGAAGCGATGCCGATTCCGATGGATTTGGATTACACGGATATTACGGGGTTGCGGAATGAGGCTGCGCAGACGCTGAATAAGTTTGCTCCAGCGACATTGGGGCAGGCGGCGCGGTTGGCGGGTGTGACGCCGGCGGACTTGATGGTGGTTTCAGTGGCGCTTGCGCGGGTTTGA
- a CDS encoding thioredoxin domain-containing protein yields MNRHKGQNRLGQEGSLYLRQHAENPVHWWAWGEEAVEEAKRRDVPLFVSVGYSTCYWCHVMEREVFENERIAELMNERLVCVKVDREERGDVDGVYMMATQLMTGSGGWPMNVFLDHELRPFYCGTYFPPEGKWGKPGFGDVVLGMSDAWANRKIDVEDQAVKLADAVKKAMRGRGMQGRGLDDGVIVQAIRGLMRRYDTEWCGFDGGSGQGGGGPKFPQPVILEGLIEAWGWEEDEGVKGEMWEMVRETLLMMASGGIYDHLGGGFHRYSVDRAWVVPHFEKMGYDQGQLLSLYARAFEIEENENAKREYSRVMHGTCLYLIEQMQDVNGLFFSAEDAEVNGWEGKNYVWTKEEVHEAIGDERLEKVALSFFGFRSGANFNDPHHPEAQATNVLVRVDLRDGGYEEIDEVDYAEIVRLMKIARDQRKQAMSDEKVIVSWNGLIAGGLADAGRVLGEAKYVDAAKKCIGALMKYMVVDGQLNRIKNGECVSGKAMLEDYATLMHGLIRLIRADVESKEQYQTMLQDLHEQVLRKFEDEANGGYYDVEDDGGLFVRCQSVSDGAMPSGVGMMVLNGLDLFGLTGEDQYANRVVKDLRRYSEEIHGYGSGVMGLIQSLIRSQQILPSNFLDQLMHTSNSVETKDETDAWQVMVGVRKQNERKYELRLNLPEGGYIYGSQAEESGFIGLDVTLSKDDIERGWAVGVNYPPTHPKRIGDGATMMEIEVYEGEVVVELEISCGGEGLLESAVLQYQLCRDNQCMGPVQRLIDLK; encoded by the coding sequence ATGAATAGGCATAAAGGTCAGAACAGGCTTGGTCAAGAGGGAAGTTTGTATTTACGCCAGCATGCGGAGAATCCAGTGCATTGGTGGGCATGGGGTGAGGAGGCTGTTGAGGAGGCGAAGCGACGAGATGTGCCACTTTTTGTGAGTGTGGGGTATTCGACTTGTTATTGGTGTCATGTGATGGAGCGAGAGGTATTTGAGAATGAACGTATTGCAGAGTTGATGAATGAGCGACTGGTTTGTGTGAAAGTCGACCGGGAAGAAAGAGGGGATGTGGATGGGGTGTATATGATGGCAACGCAGTTGATGACGGGGAGTGGGGGGTGGCCGATGAATGTGTTTTTAGATCATGAATTGAGACCGTTTTATTGTGGGACTTATTTTCCGCCTGAGGGGAAATGGGGAAAACCGGGCTTTGGCGATGTGGTACTGGGGATGAGTGATGCATGGGCTAATCGAAAGATAGATGTGGAAGACCAGGCGGTAAAACTAGCGGATGCGGTGAAGAAGGCGATGCGTGGCCGTGGGATGCAGGGCAGGGGTTTGGATGATGGCGTGATTGTTCAGGCAATACGAGGATTGATGAGGCGATACGATACGGAGTGGTGTGGGTTTGATGGTGGGAGTGGTCAAGGAGGGGGCGGCCCGAAATTTCCGCAACCCGTGATATTAGAGGGACTGATTGAGGCGTGGGGTTGGGAGGAAGATGAGGGTGTGAAAGGTGAGATGTGGGAGATGGTGCGAGAAACACTATTGATGATGGCCAGTGGTGGGATATACGATCATTTGGGTGGCGGGTTCCATCGCTATTCAGTGGATAGAGCGTGGGTGGTGCCGCATTTTGAGAAGATGGGATATGATCAGGGGCAATTGCTGAGTTTATATGCGCGGGCATTTGAGATTGAAGAAAATGAAAACGCAAAGCGTGAATATAGCCGTGTGATGCATGGGACGTGTTTGTATTTGATAGAGCAGATGCAAGACGTGAATGGTTTGTTTTTTAGTGCTGAGGATGCTGAAGTTAATGGTTGGGAAGGAAAAAATTATGTTTGGACAAAGGAAGAGGTTCATGAGGCGATTGGAGATGAGCGTTTAGAGAAAGTGGCACTGAGCTTCTTTGGTTTTCGATCTGGTGCGAACTTTAATGATCCACATCATCCTGAGGCTCAGGCTACGAATGTGCTTGTACGCGTTGATTTGAGAGATGGCGGTTATGAAGAGATTGATGAGGTTGATTATGCAGAAATTGTACGATTGATGAAGATAGCTAGAGATCAACGTAAGCAGGCTATGAGCGATGAGAAAGTGATTGTGAGTTGGAATGGCCTTATTGCAGGTGGGCTCGCTGATGCTGGGCGGGTTTTGGGTGAGGCTAAATATGTCGATGCTGCAAAAAAATGCATTGGTGCTTTGATGAAGTATATGGTTGTTGATGGCCAGTTGAATCGGATTAAGAATGGTGAGTGTGTGAGCGGAAAGGCGATGCTTGAAGATTACGCAACGCTAATGCATGGATTGATTAGGTTGATCAGAGCTGATGTTGAATCTAAAGAGCAATATCAGACTATGCTGCAAGATTTGCATGAGCAGGTATTAAGAAAATTTGAGGATGAAGCGAATGGTGGGTATTACGATGTTGAGGATGATGGTGGATTGTTTGTGCGATGCCAATCCGTAAGTGATGGAGCGATGCCTAGTGGGGTCGGTATGATGGTGCTAAATGGTTTGGATTTATTTGGTTTAACAGGAGAGGATCAGTATGCGAATCGCGTCGTGAAAGATTTGCGACGATACAGTGAAGAAATTCATGGATACGGCTCGGGTGTTATGGGATTAATCCAATCGCTGATTAGAAGTCAACAAATCCTACCATCAAATTTCTTGGATCAATTGATGCATACTTCAAATTCAGTGGAAACAAAAGATGAAACGGACGCATGGCAGGTTATGGTTGGTGTTCGAAAGCAGAATGAAAGAAAATATGAGCTTCGGCTAAACTTGCCCGAGGGTGGATATATTTACGGCTCTCAAGCAGAGGAGAGTGGCTTTATTGGGTTAGATGTGACATTGTCAAAGGATGATATTGAACGCGGTTGGGCGGTGGGTGTGAACTATCCTCCGACGCATCCGAAACGGATAGGGGATGGGGCGACGATGATGGAGATTGAGGTTTATGAAGGGGAAGTTGTGGTTGAATTGGAGATTAGCTGTGGTGGAGAGGGGCTTTTAGAAAGTGCGGTTTTACAATATCAGTTGTGTAGAGATAATCAATGTATGGGGCCGGTGCAACGACTAATTGATTTAAAGTGA
- a CDS encoding PilZ domain-containing protein, whose product MPLTLGPQAQHEGREHPRIPLPAMYTLLRLRKLDAPHFDRTGHIYDISMSGIRFELDFPLEPGEQVEVKIMLPGSSQLTFSASGTIIRMHTDDECGPVRMGLAFNEFGSINERIKLQQYINYRGFLPEDAPSRAA is encoded by the coding sequence ATGCCATTAACTTTAGGCCCACAAGCCCAGCACGAAGGACGCGAACACCCACGCATCCCCCTTCCCGCTATGTACACCCTCCTTCGACTGCGAAAGCTTGACGCTCCTCATTTTGACAGGACAGGCCACATCTACGACATCTCAATGTCTGGCATACGATTCGAACTCGACTTCCCACTCGAGCCCGGCGAACAGGTAGAAGTCAAAATCATGCTACCCGGCTCATCACAGCTGACCTTCTCCGCGTCCGGCACCATCATCAGAATGCACACCGACGACGAATGCGGCCCCGTACGCATGGGACTCGCATTCAACGAGTTCGGCTCCATCAATGAACGCATCAAGTTACAACAATACATCAACTACCGCGGCTTCCTCCCTGAAGACGCTCCATCACGGGCCGCCTAA